Sequence from the Psilocybe cubensis strain MGC-MH-2018 chromosome 10, whole genome shotgun sequence genome:
AATGTTTGGAGAGGTGTATTACAATCTTGTAGTTCTCCGGGGCCTCTATCTAGAGACGCATACTCTATTAGATTCTTGGCTTTGTTCTATTTTGGAGGCTTTTCAAACGTATGTTAAAACTTGAGTTCGATTCGGCAAAACACAGCTACATGCTAGAGATAAAAATATCTATTTATAGGCCGTCCAAGCTCACTGAACTCCTGAAGCGGAGCACCAAACAGACGTCAATGAATTCAGACCAGACGGTAATATATGAGTATTATTTCTCCGTGAGTTCCATGCAGTTTATGGTTGTCAATTCGACCGATTTCCAGATTCCTACTGGTATCTACTCGAACATGTTTGGACCTGACGGAGACCCCACGGTTGCAAGTGCGCCGTATGTACTCTTTGATACTTTCATATCCATCACTATCACTCAGTTCTATTTGAAAGAATCATGCAAAACTGGACTATCATCGGCCGATTACACCTTGTCAGAGTGCCAACCTTGGTGATCAACGGTAAAAAGGACATCTCGCAAGACTTCGTTGTTCAGCCATCTTTTGACAGAATCCAGAAGGTTAAACGGGTCACTTTGGAGAATTCGAGCCATTCTCCGTTTATAGAGGAGACAGAACGGCCCGTGTACATGAAACTCATTTCAATTTAATCACTCCAAACAAAAGACCAACCGAGAAAGTTTGTCAGGAACGTTTTCAAGTTTGCAttgttttgaaaaaaataccCTTGTTGAAACATCGATCCAAGTGAGCCCAATTAGATATTACACTACTAGTGACTATACAGCCCTGATAATTGATTTTTGGCTAGGTAGACCCAAGGTAGACCTACCCTGTTTATCATCCATCCTTGTCATATTACTTAGTCCGTCTCTTCGGCCCGAGGAAGCTTATCAGTGATGGCCTTTGTGAACCCAATCAACTTCGATCTATAATGACTTCACCGTGTCGCCCATTCTGTTTCGCATTCGAGGTATAAACAGAACTACATTATCATTGATCTCATTCGGTTTAATCGTCCTCAATCTGACTAGCTGACAGACTTCACGGATCATTACCGATTACAAGTTCATCACGGGTTTCTTCTTAATTTCTTCTTTGCAGCAAGAATGATCATTGATTGTGGTGAATCATCTCATGATCAAACATCTGTAGCGCTACCTGGTTTGCTTATCTGTGTTAGTAGGTTTTGTGACATCTGGTGAGTATACCGGtttaaatttaaattgaaCAGAGGTATGATCTGAGGTCTTTCTCTGTGAGTTTCGCCGTTCTGAGTCCGTACATCGCTAATGATCAATTATCTGCCGAACTCAAACGAGAGAAGCATCTGCTTCCATGCAAGAGTCTACCTCTTTCTTCCCTCCGAAGCTCCTttccatcatcttcatcaaagAAATATGTACAATGCTGCAGTTACATCTGCATCATCAAGCCCTGTAGGCGTGTGAATGAAAAATTGAATACCTAGCACAGTCTTTGTTATCAAAGACATAATTTACTTCTAAACCGCAAGTGAAGAAATCATTACGCTCGGAacaattgccttgaaagCTCGGGAGAATCAGCACAACTCTTGAAATATCAGGTGCCAAGTTCAAACGGGTTACATGGTGAGCGTGTAATTGTCGATGAGCATATAACGTACCTATGAAGTCTAAAGCCACATAGGTCTCTTGCAgctccaagtcctgtcaaAATTTCTCACTCAATATGAGCGGCAGCCTCCAGCAATTTATTACCCCTGAGCCCGCGGAGCTCCGTTGGTTTGAAAGAGCAAACTACATTGCCGTTAATCTAGGACTCATCGCCTATGGTAAAGTTCACGTATACTCTGATAAAACTAATACTGATAAACATCCTCTTCCAACATCAGGGGTGACCATAGTCACCATTTGCACATGCGCCTACTATCTTATTCACGAGAAGAACCTGAAGAAGAACGCAAAATGGCTAGCGTTCATTTTCGCTCTTTTCATCGGCAGCACGGTAAACATATCTATCAATATGACATTTAACGAATGGGCGTGGATCGACTTCAGAGCATACCCAGGAGGCCCATTGCAATTCTTATTAGAGCAGCAATCAAATGTTATCAATACATGGGGAAACTCTATCTCGACTGCCGTTCAGTTGCTCAGTGATGGCATGCTCGTAAGTCTTCTATATAAAAGTGGTGCTTTAATTGATGAGGTTTCAATGTGATGTTAGATCTATCGAGTTTATGTCCTATACCAGCACTGGTATGTTATCGTGGTTCCCGTTATGGCATGGATTGTTATGTTAAGTAAGGACAAAAATTGTACTGGGTGCTTGAGACACGGGCTCACCATGTCGTTATTCCCCAAGTCCTAGGAGCTTTCTTCATCTTGCAAGCCGCACGTCCCGACTCGAGTCTGTGGTCCCACATTACACTCAATTTCtctcttccatatttttcccTCACGATGGCGACAAATATCCTGCTCACCTTGATGCTGATTATTCGACTCCTTTACATGAGACACAGGGTCATGAAAATTATTGATAGGTCCCACGGCAAAACCTACACGAACATCGTGACCATGCTCTTAGAATCGGCTGCTCTCTACGGGGTCGTCTCGTTTATTTTCCTCGTTTTGTATATTAAAGGAAATACAGCTGCTCTTCTGTTCATACCGTTGCTAACCCAAGTACAGGTAAGCATTGTTACAATCTAACCGGATTACAGAGAACTAAATATATGTTGTAGTGTATTTCTCCTGTGCTTATAATTTTGCGAGTTACCCGAGGGAGAGCTTGGTCCGCCAAAACGATAACGAAACTTCAATTAAATAACAACGCCAGAATGAACATGGTCAATGTCAACTCAAACACCTCAGTTGAACGAACGGACGACGTTTCCCTCAGCACACTCCAGGCGAGTCCTAACAAGTCGCATTTTAACTCTACAACGAGCAACATCATGTTCAGCGACAAAGTTTGATTGCTGCTTTCGTTCGTAAATTTTGGAGAAAGAACACACTTTTACATCGGCCCAAATATcggctttttcttttcttctcgaGCTAGTACAAGTTATTTATGTAAGCTATGAATAAATTAAGCATTGGACAGTATCACAAACTGTAATCGTTCATTGAACTGGGCCATTCCTCGGGTGAAGGTGTGACACCGGTAATATGCAATGCAACCAAGTTTTATCAAGACCTCGCAGGAAGTAATGGGAAGGAGGATTAGATCTTCCCAGAAATGTGGTCTTCAATGAGCCGCGCAACATAGACACCGTCGACAGGGATATAGTTCCCTTGAAAACCGTTAGGGTAGTCCACATTTGGCTTATTAGGATACGTTCGGTAtctgtcaaaaaaaaaacacaaaacaatAGTATCAATACATGTTAGCAAGCGGTTCAGTATAAGCGGGAACACCCTAAGCCCAACCATACTCCAGGTATCAACCCACATACCTATCCTTCCACACTGCGAAATGTCTCATCCCGAGAGCGCGTGCGGTCCAGTAGTAGTCGTGTGCAAAACCTCCCGGGTAGAAAATTTCGATGACGCTCGAAAAGCGCGTTGGGCGCATGAACACAAGGTGTGTGAGGCCATTTCCGTGCACACCCAACATGATCTGCAAATAAACCGTTACTTTTGGTAACAATGGAGTTAAATTTGCTGACGTACCGTGGTGCGAGCGGCTGCACGAACCTGCTCGTCCTTTGACATGTACTCTGCGATGAGTTCGTCGAACTCCCATTCCAGCGGCACCGTTGTGCCCTCATTTCCACTCACACCAGCGAGGAATTCAGCACGTTCCTTATTTTTCCTCTCCACAAGCTCCCGGATTGCCTTCACCAAGCCATCATGGTCTTCCTGGATCAGCTTGCGATTCCGTGCGGATTGGCGGCTAATGTAGCTGATGACAATTTTATCAGGTAAGGGAAGCATCTTCTGGTGCTTGGAATCGACATTCACGATGTCATTTGGGTGTATAAACGTGTCCATACCCCTCACCTCTGCCTCTCGTGTCATGAAAGGCATTACGCCTCCCTCCTTCACcggtgccaaagccaacTGCTCTATCCCCTCCTCCGCGCCAGCAAACCGCCACACCGCCTCGCGCAGCGGCGCCCACCACCCGCCAACGTGCAACCCTCGCAATCTCGCCTTTCTTCGCATATATTCCCATGCCTCCGCCGCCGTCCTTTGTGTCTGTGAGCCACACACCGTCCCGCGATGCGCTGCACTTCTATCGACCAAAAGCACGGTCGGGAAGTGCCACGCGCGCTCCCCTTCTTCCAATTTAAATGCCGTCGCCGCTATCCGGTCGttccaatcttcaacatgtTCGACAATGAGCGAGGGCAGTGCCGCGCGCAGGAAGTATGCATTGAATCCTGGGCTGTCACGCCAGCCGTCTGCGTTGCTGTGTGCGAAGATTGCACGGTGCATGGGTGGTACAggtgggtgggtggtggAAAAGTGCACACTGGTGGATGGGGAGGGATCGTCGAGCTCATTTGGAGTGATAGGCGGAGAGAATGCGCCATGCCAGAAGGCCTGTGCGCCAAAGAAAAGCTCGGCGACGAAGTGGTAGTAATGTCGCAGGAATTGTTTGGGGTCATTGAAGAGAAGCTGATGGGGAGAACGTTAGTGTCGGGATCAGGCGGTGGGGCAGATAATTCGACATGTGGGGCCATACATATCACGCACCGTGTTGCCTTCAACAGTCCATACCCGATTCAACACCCGTCCCTTCGCATTTGTCGTCGACACCCATCGATCCTTGGCTTCTTCAGGCGATATAATTTGTATGTTGTCGTCTGTCGGCTCTCGCATCGCAATATTTTCTGGTGTATTCTCCGCTTCCAGCCCGGTGCTTGTCATCATCCTAATCTCCGGGAATTTTTCCCGAGCGTTATCATCTGCAACAATGTATAGCGTCCCATTTGACATGTACAGGTTTCGAAACAGCGTCCATCCAGGTGCGTGCGCGAGGAGCTCGGTGGAAGGGAGGCCGTCGAATGGGAGGAGTGGCCGCGAAGCTGTGGGCGTGGAGGTAGGTGACGCTGTAAGCACCACCGTCTCCGTTTTCGTCCGAAATTTTGTGCGAAATCGGTGGGCAACACCAGCCCTGTGGTTGGTGGTGATATGGTTGGGTTGATCCTTAAAGTAAGTGGTCGATGGGAGACCGATGCATGCTGACCAGAGGTGCATCGACAACGCACCGATTAGCAATAGGATTGCATCGCGGCGGGTGAACGCGCCGCTGCGAAAAAGCATCCTCTGACTGGGAATGAAGGTATCGCCAGTAGGAGGGTAGGGGGATCTGAGAGTGTGCACGAGGCATTGCAGGTGGGTTTATATTTTTTATCGGAGGAAAGGCCTGCGCTGCGCGACACAACAGTATCAAATGGTTACCCCAAGGAGAGCCGCGGCTGGGGTAACGCGGACATGACGCATCACCTCGAAGAGCTGACGGGGTAACAATGTGCGATGGTTGACAAGTACAGCCGCATTCGGCGTCTAATTATAATGCAACTGCGTCTGTAAATGCGAAGATGAGGTGAAGGAGATGAGGACGGCGTCAAAATGCTAGGGAAAAGGGCAACCGAAGAGTCCTTGGCATCAAAAATTCGTAATTTGCATGGCATAAAAAGGTTTGCCGTTGAATCTCTTCCTGACCAACTGGACTTTTTATACTCTCGACCTAGCCTGGATGAACCTGAAAGTAAGCCAGTGACTTTGTCATAGAGAGGCGCTATCAATGTTCCTACAGATCAGTTTTTGCGGGATCCTGAAAACACCTGAGCGTTTCTGGCAGCACAGAAATTTTGATGAATATCTGTTCTTGTGCCGATATTGGCTTCGACCGCCCTTCTAGCGGAAACATGAACTCTGAAGTCTGTCGATTTCTGATCGGAACTCCAAGGCTGGTCATTTGTTTGATTTCTGTTGTGATATGCCACTGAAAATTTTGTCATGCTAACTGTGCGTATTACTCTGTACGAATTTGAAAACGAACCTGAGCTACATGTTCCAAGAGAAAAAAGGCGCCCAAAGCGCTTTTGACACGATTTCCCATTAAAAATGTGAACGTTAAGGAACACCTTCATACTCACCGGTTTGCGGCCACCGTGActctgaagctgaagaacttgaagcaGAGGCAAGTTGGGAACGACGAAATTTAGGCACGTTGGTTTGTAGGATCGGATACAGAAGTTGAACCAGGGTAAGAAACTGACCACACCATTGAAAGCAAGATGTTCAACTCACAATTTCAGTATTCACTGCGATCTATCTCGCTGGTAGACAATCAACGGGTGGGCCGTGAGAAATTGATGGGCCTGCTGCAAAGTGTGGAACGGCACCGCCAAGCCTCCGTTGAAACCTTGAGATGAACCCCGCGCGTTCTTGAAGATTAATCATTTACTATCTTCTCAACTAGTACGAACATACACCAAACCAAGGAGAAACAAGTCTCGCGCGCGTGAATATTTTCAGTGTTTTTGTGCCTACCATTGACTGATACTCAGTTTTACAGTGTCCCGAAACCCTGCGAAGCTATAGAAATTCTGCACAGCTTGAGCATATCGGTATCGTGCAGagtcagcagcagcatattgtcagggaaatggatagcgagttcaagttcatcaGATCCTCTGTCGAGAGCTTCATGAACACCTACCTGCCTTTTGTCCCAAATGACAATGAAACGCAATACTTTGTTCAGCAACTTTTACAGGACACTTCAACGGGGGCTGGTAATGCTTCTCATTCCAGCGACGTAACTACACGGCCAGTGTTGTCTGTATTGACGGGAAACGAGACAACTTTCGCTTTTCGAGATTACCCACTCCAGAGAAAAAGGGGCCGGCGGTCTAACAACAAAACCACCTTCTCTCGGGGATGGGAGAAGATTGCACTGACCATTGGGAATATTGAATATCCTGGGGAACGAAAACGCAACAAATTCAGCTACGTAAACGTGCCGAACAAAAGGATAGCTTCCTCCAACCGAGgctacaacaacaaaatcGATGCCGCATTTGTTGCAGCCTGCGATACGCACAAGCCGCTTCAGACGACCGACATAGCTGTTGTAGTCGGGCACAAAGTTGCTGCGTCGCACACTCGGCAAGTGAGTTCCATTTCACAACTCAGCTAACGTCCGTTCTTTCGCACGTGTCTTCTGATATTTACTCACTGTAGAACGCGTTACATGTCGTCTCTTCCAATGTTCAGATTATGAACGAAGACGTACGTCGTATGTTCACT
This genomic interval carries:
- a CDS encoding L-amino acid amidase, whose translation is MFGEVYYNLVVLRGLYLETHTLLDSWLCSILEAFQTPSKLTELLKRSTKQTSMNSDQTFMVVNSTDFQIPTGIYSNMFGPDGDPTVAILFERIMQNWTIIGRLHLVRVPTLVINGKKDISQDFVVQPSFDRIQKVKRVTLENSSHSPFIEETERPVYMKLISI